GCAAAACAGGTACCAGGACCACTGCCGAAGACGGCGATGGGGTGGGAGATTTACCCTGACTGCATCGTTGAGGCATTACAGAAGGCGCGCTCGTACACCTCTCTGCCGCTGTACATCACTGAAAATGGCGCGGCGTTTGACGATCCGGCACCCGGTCCCAGCGATCAGGTTGTCGAAGACCCGCAACGTGTGGCCTATTTGCAGTCTCATATCGAGGCATGTAGACGAGCAATCGCCGCAGGGATTGACCTGCGTGGCTATTTCGTCTGGACACTGCTCGACAATTTTGAGTGGGCAAAGGGCTACAGCAAGCGCTTCGGCATCATCTATACCGACTACACCACGCAGAGGCGCGTGTGGAAGCGCAGCGCATTTGTCTACCGTGACATTATCGCTCGCAATGGTCTGTTCGGTAACGAGTCGTCATGAACGCCGATCAACGCTACCTCGCAACAATCGGCATGCTGACCGCCGGCCTGACGGTAGGATGGTTATTTGCGACCATCGCGTATGCCGATCTTGGCTATACCACCTATCGGCTCTCCATACCGTTTGCAGGTGATCTGGCCTTGATCGGTTTACTCAACAGTGTATCGGTGCTGGCCGGTGGATTGATCAGCCCCTTTCTGTGGCAGCTTGTGCGGCAGATAGGAGCGCGACCGGCAATGATCGGCGGTTGCCTGCTGCACGGCCTGGCACTGCTGGGATTATCACTCGCACCACCGGCATCAGCCCTCTCCCCATTGACGGCGTGGCTGTTACTGGGATGCGTGGCCCTAAGCGGCCCAGCCAGTGTCTTATTTACGTTGGCCGGGCCACCACTCATGATGCAACTGAGTGGCGCTAACGGCCCTGATCGTCTGTTTGCTCGCAGCGCCGCACTCAGTCTGATCATCAATGGTCTCGGTAGTCTGCTAAGCGGATCACTGACAACGGTGTGGCGACTCTTGCCGGTTGAAGGCGATGCGCTGACCGCCTATCGGCTGAACGCCGTATCAGGTGTTGTCCTGGTGATGCTGGCCGGAGTGCCGCTCCTGGGTTTGCCGGTACGTCCTCCACCAACAGTCCCCACCGGTACCAGGCGCAGCCAGATAAGCGACCTCTGGCAGGCCATTCGATATGGCCTGGCGTTCGTACCAGGGCCATTGCTAATCTCCCTGGGTGCAGCCCTCTTCATACCCTACCTGGGCTTGTTTTTCCGCCA
This genomic window from Chloroflexus aurantiacus J-10-fl contains:
- a CDS encoding MFS transporter, translating into MNADQRYLATIGMLTAGLTVGWLFATIAYADLGYTTYRLSIPFAGDLALIGLLNSVSVLAGGLISPFLWQLVRQIGARPAMIGGCLLHGLALLGLSLAPPASALSPLTAWLLLGCVALSGPASVLFTLAGPPLMMQLSGANGPDRLFARSAALSLIINGLGSLLSGSLTTVWRLLPVEGDALTAYRLNAVSGVVLVMLAGVPLLGLPVRPPPTVPTGTRRSQISDLWQAIRYGLAFVPGPLLISLGAALFIPYLGLFFRQRFTASDAMIGLILALISLATGLATLAGPYLAKRVGRMSGVVLTQALAIPCLIALAFAPSLPVAAAIAMVRGMLMNMATPLFDAQALAQAPAHHHPTIIGMIRAAATVGYIAGPTISAELQSSAGFAPIFLIAALCYTAAVVVNAVIFVIGKSKQATL